A stretch of the Lytechinus variegatus isolate NC3 chromosome 5, Lvar_3.0, whole genome shotgun sequence genome encodes the following:
- the LOC121415521 gene encoding zinc finger protein 474-like isoform X1: protein MPGALRPVAVVCYICGREFGSKSIGIHEPQCMKKWKAENSKLPKHQRRPLPRKPEVFPSIGGTSSQDIERFNQAALKSSQAQLLPCPNCGRTFLPDRLPVHQKSCKGGNAIDRKKLESAGSVSRSWSGPETQTPRPPSTQERPGTATLSRPSSVTLQQRKHITIKPVKTPVERQQGNTQGGVRFQPTPPPQPKSQSTSTAQASSPRKPQTVICYICGREFGSKSISIHEPQCMQKWKQQNSQLPKHLRRPPPKKPQGLGQGQAMGGDTEAYNAIASQSASSQLAPCSNCGRTFALDRIEKHESICSVKSGAAPSRGKTPSGGNHQISTSKSGSGTQNFQPSPPSKPRTLVCYICGREFGSKSLPIHEPQCLEKWKIQNGKLPRELRKPLPRKPVASRGSSGNDAAWDAAKANLVACKNCGRTFNPDRIEKHQSVCRPKTGTVVRPTTATLNIGKENQMKSSKPRTPKTPIPRRPPTVVCYLCGREFGSKSISIHEPQCLKKWHIENDKLPKKLRRPEPVKPVVTVIPTTGNKSGNYNLDAMNDAAWKASQANLVPCDNCGRTFLPDRLLVHQRSCKPKKQSLETL from the exons ATGCCTGGGGCCCTTCGCCCAGTAGCAGTAGTCTGCTACATCTGCGGGAGGGAGTTCGGATCCAAATCCATTGGAATACATGAGCCACAATGCATGAAAAAATGGAAAGCAGAGAATAGCAAGCTTCCTAAGCACCAGCGTAGGCCACTTCCTAGGAAACCAGAGGTATTCCCTTCAATTGGTGGGACGTCATCCCAGGATATAGAGCGGTTTAACCAAGCTGCATTGAAGTCATCACAAGCTCAGTTGCTACCATGTCCAAACTGTGGGCGCACATTCCTGCCAGACAGGTTACCAGTCCATCAGAAGAGTTGTAAGGGTGGCAATGCAATAGACAGGAAGAAATTGGAAAGTGCTGGCAGTGTATCTAGATCTTGGTCGGGGCCAGAGACCCAGACACCTAGACCACCCTCTACACAGGAGAGACCTGGAACAGCTACCCTTTCCCGTCCTAGTTCTGTTACCCTTCAACAGAGGAAACACATAACCATCAAACCTGTGAAAACCCCAGTTGAAAGGCAACAGGGCAACACCCAGGGGGGAGTCCGTTTCCAGCCAACACCACCGCCCCAACCTAAATCTCAATCAACATCTACAGCACAGGCTTCTTCACCTAGGAAGCCTCAAACTGTCATCTGCTATATCTGTGGAAGAGAATTTGGAAGCAAATCTATCTCTATACATGAACCGCAATGCATGCAAAAGTGGAAACAGCAAAACAGTCAACTCCCAAAACACTTGCGCAGACCTCCTCCCAAAAAACCCCAAGGCCTTGGTCAAGGACAAGCCATGGGTGGTGATACAGAAGCTTATAATGCTATAGCTTCTCAAAGTGCAAGTTCACAGCTTGCTCCTTGCTCAAATTGTGGGAGAACCTTTGCTTTGGACAGGATAGAAAAGCATGAATCCATATGCAGTGTGAAGTCTGGAGCTGCACCGTCACGTGGCAAGACACCATCTGGAGGGAACCACCAAATCAGCACTTCCAAATCTGGGAGTGGAACTCAGAACTTTCAACCATCTCCTCCTTCAAAGCCAAGAACACTTGTCTGTTATATATGTGGCAGAGAATTTGGCTCCAAGTCCTTGCCAATCCATGAACCTCAGTGCTTAGAGAAGTGGAAAATACAGAATGGCAAGCTTCCCAGGGAACTCCGTAAGCCATTGCCAAGAAAACCAGTTGCTTCTAGAGGATCATCAGGAAATGATGCTGCCTGGGATGCTGCTAAAGCAAACCTTGTGGCCTGCAAGAACTGTGGCCGAACCTTCAATCCTGATAGAATAGAGAAACATCAGTCAGTATGCAGACCGAAAACAGGGACTGTGGTCAGACCAACAACAGCCACATTGAATATTGGGAAGGAGAACCAGATGAAAAGCTCAAAGCCAAGG ACTCCGAAGACTCCTATCCCTCGTCGGCCACCTACTGTGGTCTGCTACCTCTGTGGACGGGAGTTTGGTAGCAAGTCAATATCCATTCATGAACCACAGTGCCTCAAGAAGTGGCACATTGAGAATGATAAGCTACCCAAGAAGCTACGCAGGCCTGAACCAGTTAAGCCTGTTGTAACAGTCATCCCTACTACAG GGAACAAGAGTGGCAACTATAATCTTGATGCCATGAATGATGCAGCATGGAAAGCTTCACAAGCGAACCTTGTGCCTTGTGACAACTGTGGCCGCACCTTCCTACCAGATAGATTATTAGTCCACCAGAGATCCTGCAAGCCTAAGAAACAAAGCCTTGAAACACTTTGA
- the LOC121415522 gene encoding nucleotide triphosphate diphosphatase NUDT15-like has product MSLAPAQVHETKMAAPMEKHVKRPGIGVGVFVTSKTHPNCVVLGKRKGSTGSGTFALPGGHLEFGEEWVDCAKRETEEETGLRLMDVVFSTVVNAIHLEEDYHYITIFMRGEVDAEFKKDPENMEPHKCEGWEWRDWNSFPPDDKLFCALRVARQQGHNPFS; this is encoded by the exons ATGAGTCTAGCGCCAGCTCAagttcatgaaacaaaaatggCAGCGCCCATGGAGAAACACGTGAAGAGACCAGGAATTGGCGTTGGAGTTTTTGTAACAAGCAAGACACATCCTAATTGTGTCGTACTTGGCAAACGTAAAGGTTCGACTGGCAGTGGGACTTTCGCCCTTCCTGGTGGACATTTAGAATTCGG AGAAGAATGGGTGGATTGtgcaaagagagagacagaagaAGAAACAGGGCTTCGTCTCATGGATGTTGTCTTCTCAACTGTTGTCAATGCAATACACTTGGAGGAAGACTACCATTATATCACAATATTCATGAGGGGTGAAGTGGATGCAGAATTTAAGAAAGATCCAGAAAATATGGAGCCTCATAAATGTGAAG GTTGGGAATGGAGAGACTGGAACAGCTTCCCACCAGATGATAAACTCTTTTGTGCTCTACGAGTTGCTAGGCAACAGGGACATAATCCATTCTCATAG
- the LOC121415521 gene encoding zinc finger protein 474-like isoform X2 — translation MPGALRPVAVVCYICGREFGSKSIGIHEPQCMKKWKAENSKLPKHQRRPLPRKPEVFPSIGGTSSQDIERFNQAALKSSQAQLLPCPNCGRTFLPDRLPVHQKSCKGGNAIDRKKLESAGSVSRSWSGPETQTPRPPSTQERPGTATLSRPSSVTLQQRKHITIKPVKTPVERQQGNTQGGVRFQPTPPPQPKSQSTSTAQASSPRKPQTVICYICGREFGSKSISIHEPQCMQKWKQQNSQLPKHLRRPPPKKPQGLGQGQAMGGDTEAYNAIASQSASSQLAPCSNCGRTFALDRIEKHESICSVKSGAAPSRGKTPSGGNHQISTSKSGSGTQNFQPSPPSKPRTLVCYICGREFGSKSLPIHEPQCLEKWKIQNGKLPRELRKPLPRKPVASRGSSGNDAAWDAAKANLVACKNCGRTFNPDRIEKHQSVCRPKTGTVVRPTTATLNIGKENQMKSSKPRTPIPRRPPTVVCYLCGREFGSKSISIHEPQCLKKWHIENDKLPKKLRRPEPVKPVVTVIPTTGNKSGNYNLDAMNDAAWKASQANLVPCDNCGRTFLPDRLLVHQRSCKPKKQSLETL, via the exons ATGCCTGGGGCCCTTCGCCCAGTAGCAGTAGTCTGCTACATCTGCGGGAGGGAGTTCGGATCCAAATCCATTGGAATACATGAGCCACAATGCATGAAAAAATGGAAAGCAGAGAATAGCAAGCTTCCTAAGCACCAGCGTAGGCCACTTCCTAGGAAACCAGAGGTATTCCCTTCAATTGGTGGGACGTCATCCCAGGATATAGAGCGGTTTAACCAAGCTGCATTGAAGTCATCACAAGCTCAGTTGCTACCATGTCCAAACTGTGGGCGCACATTCCTGCCAGACAGGTTACCAGTCCATCAGAAGAGTTGTAAGGGTGGCAATGCAATAGACAGGAAGAAATTGGAAAGTGCTGGCAGTGTATCTAGATCTTGGTCGGGGCCAGAGACCCAGACACCTAGACCACCCTCTACACAGGAGAGACCTGGAACAGCTACCCTTTCCCGTCCTAGTTCTGTTACCCTTCAACAGAGGAAACACATAACCATCAAACCTGTGAAAACCCCAGTTGAAAGGCAACAGGGCAACACCCAGGGGGGAGTCCGTTTCCAGCCAACACCACCGCCCCAACCTAAATCTCAATCAACATCTACAGCACAGGCTTCTTCACCTAGGAAGCCTCAAACTGTCATCTGCTATATCTGTGGAAGAGAATTTGGAAGCAAATCTATCTCTATACATGAACCGCAATGCATGCAAAAGTGGAAACAGCAAAACAGTCAACTCCCAAAACACTTGCGCAGACCTCCTCCCAAAAAACCCCAAGGCCTTGGTCAAGGACAAGCCATGGGTGGTGATACAGAAGCTTATAATGCTATAGCTTCTCAAAGTGCAAGTTCACAGCTTGCTCCTTGCTCAAATTGTGGGAGAACCTTTGCTTTGGACAGGATAGAAAAGCATGAATCCATATGCAGTGTGAAGTCTGGAGCTGCACCGTCACGTGGCAAGACACCATCTGGAGGGAACCACCAAATCAGCACTTCCAAATCTGGGAGTGGAACTCAGAACTTTCAACCATCTCCTCCTTCAAAGCCAAGAACACTTGTCTGTTATATATGTGGCAGAGAATTTGGCTCCAAGTCCTTGCCAATCCATGAACCTCAGTGCTTAGAGAAGTGGAAAATACAGAATGGCAAGCTTCCCAGGGAACTCCGTAAGCCATTGCCAAGAAAACCAGTTGCTTCTAGAGGATCATCAGGAAATGATGCTGCCTGGGATGCTGCTAAAGCAAACCTTGTGGCCTGCAAGAACTGTGGCCGAACCTTCAATCCTGATAGAATAGAGAAACATCAGTCAGTATGCAGACCGAAAACAGGGACTGTGGTCAGACCAACAACAGCCACATTGAATATTGGGAAGGAGAACCAGATGAAAAGCTCAAAGCCAAGG ACTCCTATCCCTCGTCGGCCACCTACTGTGGTCTGCTACCTCTGTGGACGGGAGTTTGGTAGCAAGTCAATATCCATTCATGAACCACAGTGCCTCAAGAAGTGGCACATTGAGAATGATAAGCTACCCAAGAAGCTACGCAGGCCTGAACCAGTTAAGCCTGTTGTAACAGTCATCCCTACTACAG GGAACAAGAGTGGCAACTATAATCTTGATGCCATGAATGATGCAGCATGGAAAGCTTCACAAGCGAACCTTGTGCCTTGTGACAACTGTGGCCGCACCTTCCTACCAGATAGATTATTAGTCCACCAGAGATCCTGCAAGCCTAAGAAACAAAGCCTTGAAACACTTTGA
- the LOC121415524 gene encoding 28S ribosomal protein S16, mitochondrial-like — MPVMLRLARHGCTNRPFYHIVAIHNKFARNSGRALEQLGTYDPMPNNHNEKLVSLNVERLKYWLAVGAHPTPPMSHLLGLSGLLPVHPRTYVIARRARHKADIKEQTAEAEGEGTS; from the exons ATGCCTGTAATGTTACGACTTGCCCGGCATGGATGTACCAACAGGCCCTTCTATCATATCGTAGCTATTCACAATAAGTTTGCAAGGAACAGCGGAAGAGCCTTGGAGCAGTTGGGCACCTACGATCCCATGCCCAATAATCATAATGAGAAACTGGTCAGTCTGAATGTTGAACGGCTCAAGTATTGGCTGGCAGTAGGAGCACATCCCACACCACCAATGTCACATCTGTTAG GACTGTCTGGATTGCTTCCAGTTCATCCAAGGACCTATGTCATAGCAAGGAGAGCTAGACACAAGGCTGATATCAAAGAACAGACTGCTGAAGCAGAAGGCGAAGGAACAAGTTGA